TTCTGGTACGCCGGGAAAACGTACCGCCTGAAGCTGGCAGAAGGCGAGAACCTTCCAGCCCTGTGCCTGAAGGGAGGCTGGTTCCAACTTCGCCGGGATCAACAGGACAAAGGGCGCGCAGCGTTTCTCGCCTGGTACACGCAGCACCTACGCGAATGGCTGGATGACCAGCTGCAGCACCACACTCCCCGCTTGAAGGTGCGGCCGCAGAGCGTGCTTGTCCAGGACCTCGGGTACCGTTGGGGATCATGCGGCCGAAACCACAGGCTGCACTTCCACTGGAGGGTTGCCCTTCTCCCCCGCCGCATCGCCGAGTACGTCCTGATGCACGAACTGGCCCACCTCGATCACCCCAACCACGGCCCCGAGTTCTGGGCACGCCTCGAAACCCTCCTGCCTGATTACCAGGACAGGAAGACCTGGCTTGCCCAACACGGTGCTGACTACGACCTGTAACAGCCCAGAAATTCTGGGCCTGCCCGGCAGGCCGAACTGCAGGGGGTCAAGCCGGGATTTCCACCATCACCTGAGAAACGAGCAGGGGATGAGAGGCACTTCCCCCTCAACCGCTCGGGATCCACAACATGAAAACTCGCGCTGGGATGCAGGAATTCTGAACCTTCGGGCTGTCGGAAGGCAGTACCTCCCGGGGTGTCACCCGTCGCAGTTGTTCTGGAAACTTCACCCCGCCGGATCCCCTAATGGCCACCTTCTCCGCAGTGGTCGATCTGAAGCCACCCCAGGTTAATCGAGCTTCGAACGGTCGAAGGGGCCTTCTGAAACACCCGGCCCCCAGAGGCGCACGGCAGAACGGATCCTCTCTCCTGCATTCGGTCTTCCACAGCGCGGTTGTGCTCAGACTGGGGATGGTCCCGGGATTTCCTCGATTCCATTTCCACGGTGGCTTCCACCCCTTCTTACGGTGAGAGGTAATCCCGGGGATCAGGGAGGAAGGTCTGAAGACGGCTTTCCTTTCCTGATCCCCGAGCATCACAGCCGACACTGGGCCACTCCCGCGCAGCTCCTGGCTCTAGCTTTCGACAGCAGAAAATGCGGAGACACTAGACTCGAGAACCAGCAACTTCAGGCGATGAGCGAAGCACGCTTCCGGCATGCTTCTGGGCACGCACTTTGTGTACTTGATCTGTGGGGCATTGGCGCACCTTCCGGCGCTTCTCCCTGCCGTGGTGCTTTCTGGTCCTCTGGCACTCAGCCGATGATCCTGTTCCCGCTGTTCCCGGCAAGCAAGGAAGAGCCCTGCCATCTCCATGGCCGCTTCCACCTGCATCCGGGTTTTGGGCAAATCGCGGCCCCGTGCATTACCGGGGATCGGAAGTGGTGACTTGAAGCAGTAACGCAACTTCGCGCAGAAATCCTCGGGCGAAGTGATCACCTGAAGGCGTGCTCCTGCCGGGAGTGGTTGCAGGCCGCACAGGACGTGCAAATGGAGTTTCCCGTCATCTGAAACATCCAGGGTGGCCCAGTAGGGCCCTTGGATGACGGTGGAAAGTTCGCTCTTCAGGATGTTCCGGATTGCCGGGTCAAAGAGATGTTCAGGACCATTGCCCCAGTACTGGCCAAGTTCTGCTCCGAGAGACGTGAAGTCGAGGGTGACGTGTGCGGTAGGCCAGGTCGCGACGAAGAGCCGGGCGGCCCAACCCTGCCCGTCTTTCCAGGCAGTGCGTGCCAGATTTCTGGACTGTCCATGGCGATCAATCGGTCCCGGCCAGCGCCCTCCGTTTTCCATGTAGTACTCGAAGGCGAGGCGCTTGAGCCGGTGAGGATGGGTGGCCTCCAGCTGCAGGGCGTCATGAAACCAAGGCGCATTGCGGACCTCTGCGAGGACCTGAGCGAGGACGATCATGTTGTGCTCGCTGTAGGACAGCCGCCCGCGCAGGTCGGGCGTGGAGGATCCTGACAGGAAGGCGTTGTACAGTGCCCGGATACGGGCGAACTGTGGGTGGGGTTTGCGCATGGGTATGCCCTTTCTCAGGAGTGCGGGTGTCTGACAGCAAAGAGAGAGGACGTGCAGTTGCACGTCCTCTCTTTGGATCAACTGCCTTGCTGGAGTCAGGTTTTGCCCTTGCGGTTCCGTTCGGGAGGCGGGTCCTCTGCCCTCTCGCCTCCCCTGAGGTAGTCCTCGACCGCCCCCCTGGGAATCAGCCTCTTGCGCCCGATCTGAATGCTGCGGAGGGTCCCGGATATCAGCAGTCCGTATACCGTGTTCTTGCTCAGCTTCAGCAGGACCTGAAGTTCCTTCGGCGTGTACACCAGCGCATCCTGCAGGCTGGTGTCTGTCGTACTCATGTGGTTGACCATGACGTCACCTCCTGCACTCAGGGTGCCGGACCGGGTTGTAAGCCGGATAGTCCGAGGACCGCCGCTTACACCGATTCGTTCCTCCTGCGTGTGCGTCTGGCGGTTGTGTCACGTTCGGGACGGAACTCGAGTCCAAGCAGTTCCGACAGTGTCCGGTTCCTGTCCTCGACAGTAGTGTCAAAGCGTGGCATTTTCGGCTTGCGGCCGTACCCGTAGTCCTCCCGGGCGACTTCCACGCAGGTTTGCCCTCCGACCTGGCAGCGGGCGAACTGTCGGTAGTCGAGATCCGTGTAGTCCTTGGGCCTCTTCCGGGTGAATTCCTGCTTCTGCAGGTACGTGCGCTGCGCTTCCTGCAGGTCCGCCCGCAGGAGTGAGAGCAGTTGCTGACCGAGCGCTTCCAGGTACTGCGGCTGGTTCATGGTGTGCGGGTCGAAACGAGGGATGGCGAGAATCAGATGCGTGGCGGGATCCGGGCACGCTTCGCGTTTCTTCACCTGCCTTACTCGTGGCGTCACGGCCTTGATGTCATCCTGCAGTTCGCGGTCAAGCGCGTAGACGTCCCAGCGGAGTCTGTCGGGCACGCCGTACTGCAGCCATGCATGCAGGGTTTCGAGGGCGAAGTACCGTACCCAGTCGGTCCTGCCGTTGAGGGCACGCAGGTGGTACTTCGACTGCCAGGCGTCGAGGGCGGCGACAAGGTCACCGTGCAGATGGTCGTCCTCCAGCGGCGGCTTTTCCACCCAGCCGTGGTTGACCATCAGAAGCGGCAGTGACGGCTTTCGTCCCTCGGTGCTGGTGGCGCCTGCGGGTCCTGATGTCGTCGGCCCCCTCAACACGACCTTTTCCTCGGCGGCCTTGAAGGCAGGCAACACGAGACGATGCAGATCGTTGAGGACTTCTGGATAGAGCTCCGCCGTGACCTTCAGGAAGGCGAATACATACAAGTTGAGCTGGGGCTGCGAAGGGCGTGCCATCAAACCTCCTTGGTCCGCTGGGTTGGAGTCCATGGGTGGGTCTCGGCTGTTGTAGCGGATCCTGTGGTATCCGTTGGCTCAGGAACTCTGGCGCAGTGCCTCAGGCTGGGAAAGCGAGATGAAGCCCGGGAAAATGGACGGGTGTGGTGTCACCCACAGCAATGGAGCAGCCTGGTATCAGCGACCGGGATGAGGGGCAGCCTGACCTGAAGAGCCTGAGGAGATCACCTCGACCGACTCCACCAGCTCGTACGACGGCATCACTCGCCGAAATCTTTCCGTTGACGCCTGATCCACCAGTACGAACCATTTCGCATCGCCACCGACGTTGACCGTGCGGGACAGAAGTGCTGCCTCGTACAGAACAATTCGCTTCCCTTCCGAAGGAACGTCTGCCGTCTCGGTATCGACGGTCTGCACGAGGATGGCCGGCAAATCAGGCTCTGTTTCTGACGAATTGGTACCGAGTGCGCTCTGGAGGTACTCCTGCGTCTCACGGAAGTCGGTGAGCACGATCATCGGCAGGGAAGGCGGTGTATGCAGGAGGCGCAGGAGTGCAGCGAGCTTGGCGTCCTCAGCCACCTCGTCCAGCAGGGCGATCAGCTCCCGGACCGGCGACAGCACGTATTGAAAGAGCTCTGACACGTGGACGGCCCGCGACGGAACCCGCCTGTCGGTAGTAGGGGATTCACTGATTGCCGAACGCACGTGGTCGCTTGTGACATTGGGTGCTGTACCAGAGTGGGCAACATAGTTCCGCAATGGCCATAGCCTCCGTAGGACCGCTTCCGTCGCGTACACACTCGAGTGGAGGCGCCGTTGAAGCGCCATGGCTTCCTCGTTCCAGCCGAGCTGATCAAGAGGCTGAACGAGGTCCTTCTGGACCCTGCGCCTGAACTCAAGTTCAGTGGGATGCGGCATGAACGGTACAGACCTCACGTCCGCCACTTTTGAATCGTTGCTGACTGTCCAGCGAGTTAGGCTGATCGGCGAAAACCCGTCTTGTGCCAGTGTGTCAGCAAGCGTGTACGTCTCTTTCGAAAGAGAAGCTCCCCCCTGTGCCATGACAAGACACATATCAGGATGACGTTGCCTCATGTCGCGCAGAACTTCCAGAAAGTGAGATCCTGCCGGAGAAAGGTCATCAGCAATAATCGTGTGCCACGCCGTACTCAGGAGCACTTGCTCAATCTCGGCATTGCGAAGCAGCACAATTGGAAGCACGACAAGACCGCCAGGGAAGCCGTCCGTGAGAACCGCAGGAGCCTGCACAGTGTACTCAAGCCATGCACGACGAGACGGGAGAATCGTCGCTTGGTCTCCGGCGTTTTTGTTTCTCTCCGCGTACTGTTCCACGGTTCTCTGATGCGCAATCAGGAGCACAGGGGCGCCCGTCATGGCCACCAGCTGACCCGCCAAGGCAAACGTTGTGGACGTCCGGCCCGTACCGGCTGGGGCGGAAAGCAGATTGACGCTGCCTGCGGGTGCGTAGAGTGCCCTCTCGAGGAATGCGCGCTGGAGCGCTGTCAGGGCTACTGTGGCAGGCTTCGTCATATCAGGCTGCCGACCGATCTTCGATGAGCTCCAGGCGCATCTTGAGCCAATCGCGGCAGGCACTGAGCCTTTCAGTGTCTTCACTGGTGATGGGCCGCTTGAAGTGAAAAACATCGTTCCGCAGCCCGCCGATCGGCTCCAGTTTCACTGATGCCCGGTTCCTGTCCGCACCGAGGGCACCAGAGAAGTGAGGCCAGTTGAGTGGCGCTTTGATGATGGTCACGTAATCGCCAAAGGACATGGCCTCGAGGGTGATCGGCAGACGATCCTCGCGGTACAAGCTGCTCAGGGCACGTCTGCTGCACTCAGCGAGAATGTCGGGTACCACACTCTTTTGAATGAGGTCACGCAAGGCGAGTTCGATTTCCTGGACGAGCAGGAAGGGTACGGCCACACTGTAGAGGTACGTCATCACGTCTGAGGCGGTCAGGATACCGACAAGCCGCTCCTTCGTACCGACGAGTACGAAGTCGTGCTGTTGGAGGTACGGGAGGACTTCGTGCAGTGGAGCCGAGAGGTCAACGAATTTCGGAGTCTCCATCAGTTCTTCAACGGGTGCCTCTCCGAGCGCAACGCCTGACCTGAGCTTCGCATCTTGGGCATACCCCAACGCCTGCCTTGCAAACGAACGGTGCGAGAAGACCCCAATGACGCGCCCCTTCGTCTCAGTCACCACTGGTACTTGCGAGTATCCTGACCGCTCCATCGCCTGTAGCGCTTCGCGGGCACAGGCGCTGGCAATAACAGTCGTCACCTGCTGAGCTTCGGGGAGCACCGAGGTCACATGATGGAACCTCGCATTCAGCAGGGGTGGTGACGATTCGAGCATGGCAGCAAGATCGTGCATGATCGGTGACTCAACCGTACCATGCCAGTGTTCGCCAAATACCTCGAATTACTGGCTGTCATTGGAGCTGTTACATTTCCAGCCGGGAATGGTATGCCAGACGGACAACAGAACAGCAGCGACCAGTCGTCATGTGTTCGTTTCCCGACGGCTACATGGTCATGTTCCCAGTAGGTCGGGCGGTTGAACTTGCACGTATTCGCCGGGCTGTCGCCAGAAGTGAGACCTGGGGAGACCTACGCTGCGTCATCCCACGAGAAGAATGGGAAAGACTTTCGGACGGCGCGTTGGATGGCCCGCGTTTCGAGATGCCGGAGGAGGACGAAGTTCCGGATGACGAGCCCTTTGATCGGCAAGATCTGGCGACCGATCATCTTTGGCTCGTCTGGCCCCAGAACGAGATGCTCTACTGGGTGCCCGAGGACATTCAGAAGCGCTATGGGAGCCGTATGGATACGCCGGATAGTTATCTGCTTTTGCTGGATGCAGGTGAAATGACTGTCCCTGCCATGCGCCGTCAAGGGTACAGCATGTACAGGGCGGAGTACCTGGTTGAGTTTGCGTGTGGCTACCTTGGCTATGGTCCTGAGGTTGAAGCGGAGTTCCAGCGGTTCAGCAGGCTCGTGTCATTGTGCCAGTCAGGCTACGGCGTGTTTGAAAAGCTCATCCCAACCACTCCACAGACGTAGGAAAGGCGCGGATGACCGTTCGGTCATCCGCGCCTTGATCCGGGAAAGTCACTGTATTTGGGGGTAGCGTCCCGTCGGCGCTGTTGTGGCTTCCCGGTCAATCATCCGTCACTGCAGGGAGACAGGCATGACGTTGCTGGGCACCTGAACATTGACGGTCGTGTTCGCCTTCACTTCAACGTTCACCTGCGCAGTGATGTTCGTCTGGATGTTCTTGAAGATCACGACGTACGTTCCGATCGGCAGGTTGTTGTAATTCTCCTTCGCGATCTCGGTGCCGGTGTTGACATTCTTGACGGTCACGTTGATGAACTTCTGCAGTTCGGCGCTGAGGTCGATCTTCAGACTGCCCGTGTTGGTCTGCTGTCCATCACCCTTGACTTTTTCGGGCACCTGCACGGTCACCGTCTTGTTGATCTGGACGTCCACGCGGACTTCCACGGTCACGTTGGTCTTGATGTTCGTGAAGACCAGCACGTAGGTGCCGGCGGGCAGCTTGGAGACATCCTGGTACGTCTGGCCGGTGGTGACGTTCTTGGCGGTAACCTTGATGTCCGCCATCACGTCGACGCTCGCGTCGATCTTCACGCTGCCGGTATTGGTCTGGCCACCGTCATTCTGGCCACCCTTGACTTTTTCGGGCACCTGCACGGTCACTGTCTTGTTGATCTGGACGTCCACGCGGACTTCCACGGTCACGTTGGTCTTGATGTTCGTGAAGACCAGCACGTAGGTGCCGGCGGGCAGCTTGGAGACATCCTGGTACGTCTGGCCGGTGGTGACGTTCTTGGCGGTAACCTTGATGTCCGCCATCACGTCGACGCTCGCGTCGATCTTCACGCTGCCGGTATTGGTCTGGCCGCCGTCATTCTGGCCACCCTTGACTTTTTCGGGCACCTGCACGGTCACTGTCTTGTTGATCTGGACGTCCACGCGGACTTCCACGGTCACGTTGGTCTTGATGTTCGTGAAGACCAGCACGTAGGTGCCGGCGGGCAGCTTGGAGACATCCTGGTACATCTGACCGGTGGTGGCGTTCCTGGCCGTGACCTTGATGTCCGCCATTGCTTCGGCGTTCAGGTCGAGGCTCACGCTGCCGGTGTTGTTATTGCCGGGGTTCTGGCCAGGAGCGGTGCCGCCCTGACCAGGAGGGTTGTTGGAGGGAAGTTGAGTATCGGCCATCTGCCCACAGGCTGCGAGGGTGAGGGCACCGCTGATCAAAAGTGCAGAAAATCGCTTCATTTTATTTTCTCCTGTCGAGAGTGATTCGAGATTGGCCCGTTACGGTCTTACTACTCAAAGTACGATGTCTCTGTACATTTGACGCTATTTTCAACATTTACGCAGCGCGGAGCGCCTGTATACTGGTATTGAATATCCGCCCACCTCCTGTAATGCTTCGGTTGTACGGGAATCGCGACCATCTCAAGATAGATTGTAATAATACGCTTTTAAGTGCTTTTGCGCCAACTTCTACTTTAACCGAAACTCAGAAGTTCATCTCACCTATCAGGAAATAAAGTGACTTGAATTGTATTTGACCGATGCCATGAGCATAAATCAATCATTGCATAAGAAGAATGGGTACCTTATGAGACCAGTGGCGTGTGAAGCGCGAGGCTTCGATCAACGACCAGGACCCGCAAACTCCAAGCCTTATTGTTTACCTCAAGTTCGGCTCTCAGAAACGCGGATGATTGTTCCCATATCTGAATTCAAGTTGAAAAAACTCACTTCATCCATTCCCGTCGTTACACACGATTCAGGTGGTGAGAACGCGCACTGAAGGACCAAAGTTTAGGACGGCGCGGCCAGCCACGAAGCGTCATTATCTGCCATCTGCCCAGCAGGCCATTCAGAAGGGACAGTAGCTGATCACGGGCTTTGGGGAGCGCTTCATCACCACACCTGTAGATGGGCAGGGCCTGGAGCGGGCAAGCAGCAGCAGGGCCTCCTTTCCTTCTCCTTTGCAAACACGCTGTAGTGGCACTGCCACTACGCGCCACTACACGCATGGGAAGTCAGGGTACGGCATGGGCAGAGGTGGGCAACAAGGAAAACTGAAGAAGGCGTTCTGGACAGGAAAAACTCGATGATCAGCCACAACGGTAGTGGTTGGGGCAGGTGCCTTGCCTGGGCCTGATAAGCGTGAGGTCGGCAGTTCAAGTCTGCCCTTCCGTACCAAACAAGAACCTCGGCCCGGCCGAGGTTCTTTCGTTTCGCCTTGCATACCCTACGACCCCAAAAGACACCCGCGTGCAACGAGGGTATCAAGGGAAATGAGGACATGGACAGGATCATCGCGAGATCCTCCGGTCTTCAAACAGGATGGTGAAACGGCCAAGGGCAGCCTTCCATACTGAACGCCAAAGCGCGTTGGTGCCGCCTGGTCGACACTGGCAAGGGGGTAATGCAGGTGCTGGAATACGGCATGCACGATCAAGCGCCAAAGACCACCGGCCAGAAGACGGGACCGCTGCAACCGGAACGAATAGGCTGAAATACGCAAGCGCTTCTCCTCTGTCCTGCTGTCCAAACGGATCCTTACTGAACTGGCAAACAGAGCGG
The Deinococcus peraridilitoris DSM 19664 genome window above contains:
- a CDS encoding M48 family metallopeptidase, which translates into the protein MRHHRRRTDAPGTPPPLTPHGREWTLQCDDLSILVRESTRRKTVELTVERDGQLLLLTPAGAPEERLRQLVESRRAWVYEKLELKRVQYRPTRTREYVPGEGFWYAGKTYRLKLAEGENLPALCLKGGWFQLRRDQQDKGRAAFLAWYTQHLREWLDDQLQHHTPRLKVRPQSVLVQDLGYRWGSCGRNHRLHFHWRVALLPRRIAEYVLMHELAHLDHPNHGPEFWARLETLLPDYQDRKTWLAQHGADYDL
- a CDS encoding helix-turn-helix domain-containing protein; its protein translation is MSTTDTSLQDALVYTPKELQVLLKLSKNTVYGLLISGTLRSIQIGRKRLIPRGAVEDYLRGGERAEDPPPERNRKGKT